The genomic region TCTTCCATCAACTCCAACAACCCCTCATACTTCTTCTCCAGCAACCTGTCTTTCACCAGCTGCACTTGGTCATCCCACGGACCACCACAGTCAATGTACGCCATCAGTTCCCCAGCAGATAGCGTCACGATCGCAGCTGCCACCGACTCGTGGAAGGTGTTGAGGGTATAAGGCGAGATCTCCCCGATCACAATGCCTTCCCCATCAAGAATAGCAACTGAAGTTTGCTGCACAAGGGACTGAGAGATCAGAGGTAATGCAGCTGAGGCAGGGTCATCATAATGGACTGCGAGCATGTTTATGGAGTCAATGATGTGGAGGGTGTTGATGGCGGTGTTCGATACATGGCTAAAGTACCCAATCGAGTTGAGTAGGTACCGGACAATGTCTTCTTGTGTGAGCCAGCAGTATTCCCGGTTGTTGTGGACGGTGGGGTTGAAGGAGTTGCTGTGGAGAAGCTTGTTCCTCAAGCCTGTGTTCCTCCGGCTTTCCAATGGTATCACAAGATTCTGTGCACCTTCCAGAATCAAATCCATAGCCTCCACCAAGCTGGGAATCAAACACAAAGCAACCAAAATCAGCACATTTTAAATAAAAACGAAAATTATAAACAAAGCATCAGAGAATAGATTCTTCTCGATCTTTTGGTTCATGAACTTTTATCCGACTCTCGTAAATTCTAAACCAATTTTCATCGCAATACTTTTCTTCGTTCCCAAAAAAAAAAAATAGAAATTGAATCTAGTACCTGGCGTGTGATTCCAAATGCCTAACAAGGGCGGTGGCGGGTTCCCTGAGAATCAAAACCTTAAGCGGAGCCTCGAGGGCTTTGGCCGGAGACGAACGGTTCTCTTCTTTCCCCAAATAGGCAATCACATCGAGCATGCAAACCTTCCCTACGCACCGACACTCCTCCTCCACAATGACGTCGTTGTTCCTCTCAGCGTGGTTGCAGCTCCACACGCTGAGGAAGGTCTCGCCGAGCCTCTTCAGCGCTGACAACGCCTCGCCGACGGTGGCGGCGATCGAAACCGACTTCAGCGGGGGCTTCCCCAGGCACAGATCGGCCACCTCATGCGAAAACAAACTCCGCGGTTGTGACATAAAAGACTCTACCAAACAAACTCAGAAACCGATCAGACAATAACCTCGAGCTGATGAAAACCAAAACTTAAACTTAGGGCTAGCTTGTGCTATATAAAGTTGATGAACGTTTCAGAAACCAATAAAGAGAACGTAAAAGAAAGCTTAACAGAGATTCAAGGAGGGTTTGAGCTTTGAAGGTTAGGCTGGTTATTTAGAGGCGTTTGTTACGGGAGGGGAGATATATATAAGCCTTTTGCCGTAGTGTACCGGAATATTACCTTTAACGGGTTCGGATTATGTGGACTCGGTAGTTTTACAGCAAATATGTGCACCCGCGTTGCCACGTGTCATTCGAAAGCCAACAGGATGCTGCCAGGTGGTGGATATGTAATGTGAGGGGACAAGTGGCGGAAGATGGTTGATCCAAGTGGCTGAGAGAAGCGTTGTTTGACCCAATTTTTTGGAGTGGGAAACCGTGTTTAGGAGATGATTCACATGTAGGTGTTATGTAAAAGTCCTCTTCAGCGTCGTTTTTGTGTGATAAAAAAAATTGGTCAAAATTCACATTTGTATGGGAGGGATTCGAATACGGATATTTTTTGGTAGAGAAATAGTTGATGCTACATAAATAACGTGGGTTTTGTTTTTTCCGTGTTATATCACAGGATTCAATCTATGCAATTCAATTTGAGGTTCCTGAAATTTTAGTAAAAATATGAATCCTATAGGAATTAGGAAATAAGTTATAATGTTGAAAGTTGAAACTCTATAAAAGGAAAGATATGGAAAGTAAGATCTAACACTCATAATTCAAATTCCTATTTAGTACAGGGGAATAGACTAGAATGACTGAATGAACAACATTATTATTCTTTTTATAATATTTTATTGATTATTGATTTATTGATTGTCTATATACTTCTGGTAAGATCCTGCATACTTGCATAGTGTTTTGGGTACAATAAAAGGCATCCAAATAGTATAAATGATCATAATTGAATTTTCGTAAAAATTTACAATGAAGATAAACATTATTTCAAATAAATAAATGATTTAAAGTATATGTTAGATTTTTCAGATAGTTTTACATGAAGTTCAAGCATCGGTCTTAGACGTCGTAAACTAGACATTTAGGTAGAAAATTTGAAACTTAGACTGACATACCTTATACACGTATTTGATATCTTAATTAGTATCGGATCGGATTTCGTGTCTATTTTGGTGTTTGTCATCTTTTAATCCTCTCATTTTCAAACTCTTTTCTTTACAATATACAAAAGCTGACAATATATATATATAGAGTATAGTATATAGATATAATAATACACATATATATAGACTATAGCATATAGATACAATAATACACACATATATATATATATAGACTATAGTTTATAGATATAATAATACACACGTTCATCATGCTAGTGCAGTAGTGCCACAAAAGTGTATAAATAGAAACTTTCCATTATTGGTCCACACGTCCAGTAACCATAGTTCTTCAACAAACTTTCCTAGTTAGACTAGAAGTCCATAACTGAGAAGTGTTAGTATATAACACTATAACCTACTGTGCTCCAGTAATTGCTATCCGTTATGTATATAAATATCCATTATAGAAACAACAACATGTAATATAATATGGTATAGCACTCAACAACCTAGCTACCCGGGTACTTCTATTAATCATTTCACCAGATATGACCTACCCGGCTACGTACCGATCAATTTTTGTCTTCCTCTGTTCACGGTACTAACTATTCATTCTAACGTATCTTGATATATATTACATTACTCTCCGAAATTGTGATATGTCGCATAAAAAAATATCTATTTTTGAGAGATTAGAAACGAATGCGGCAAACAAAATACCGCACAAAATTATTCAATTTTATCACCGTGTTAGAGTCCAAAGATACAACAAAGACCTGTGGATGTTGTGGTGATCATCCAACGTTACCCTGATGGGGTTGATAATTGGATTTATTTGGTTGTGATTGAAGATATAGGAAATGTGGCACCTATAAACGATGTATATGGTTAACAAAGGAACTTTCGTCACTCGTATTTTGTGTTGAGTTAGACAATTAGTTGGGCAATGATTATTTTCTTTAAAATGTTGGTCCAGATCCAACTGTTACCCACTACCAAAAGAGAACACATCAAATTGTAACAAAATCCCAAAAAAAAAAAAAACACATCAAATGGAGATTTAGAAACATTGTGGCCACATAAATCAACAAGTTATTATTAGATATGCTTCAATTCACATCATGGTACATCATCATATTAAATACATCAAGGACCCTAAGCTTTTATTTAAAATCTTACATAACCAAAATATCTGAATGTACCCGATTTTAGAACATAATCAAAATATCCTACCATAGAATAATAGTTAATCGTTATATGTGTCAGACCAAAAATGTAGCCCTAATATGGTGCTACTGGTGCATCACCTTACACGTTACGCGATACTATAGTCTAATACGACTTTCTTAGCTACCCGCATCGACAAGTGTACAGAGAGACCATACTACTCTACTTCAACTTCGAGGTCACGTGCGGTAAAAAAAAAAAAAAGTTCGAGGTCTCCCTGGACCAAAAGGAGAAGATCAAGCCCGTTTCGATTACGGGCCTGATAAAAAAGGCTCTGTATCAATTTGGGCCGTGAAAACAAAATCAGCCCAATAGTACTCGGTTGGTTCAATTAGACCTGTAGCGAGCTACAAGGACGATCAGATCCAGATTGGTGAGCTTTTTCTTCGTCTTCTTTTCTGGTTTCAGCGAATTTCCAAAACTAGGGTTTGGACTTTGGACCTGAAAATCGAGCAACAATGTCAGACTACGACAACAGCAAGGTCCTTTCTCTAAACCTCGTTGAATTATTTGACCTAATTTCTTATTAGTATGCATCATCGCTTCTCGAATCAAATGAAATTTTGGCTGAAATTTTTGGAATTCGGTTGCTGAATCATTTGGTTGTGAAATTGAGAAGAATTGAATGAATGAATTGCTTAAGCTGAATATGAAAAACGAGATGAAAAGAATCGAATTTGTGTTTGGATTGGTTATTATGATTGTTTTGAATTCGAAACTGACTGAGTTAGTTTTGGTTGATTGGATTCAGCACAAGTCTCATGGATCGGAGCGTGAGAGCTCGTGGAGGGAGCGAGAGAGGGGTCATGATAGGGAGAGAGATGATGACAGGTATTCGAGAGATACGAGGGACTACAAGGATAGGAGTGGAAGGTTTGACAGAGGGAGGAACAAGTATAGTGGATATAGCGGTCGTCGAAATCAGGATTATGACAGGTTGAAACTTATGTATATACTTTTCGGTTGAGTTATGAGCTGTTATTTGAGGTGTTTGATTCTTGTAATGGAATGATGGCTATCCAAGTTGTTGTCATTTTTGGTATTTGAGCAGTTTTTTGAGCTTCTGATATGCTTACATGATGTGTTTCTACTGTAGGAGTCGTGATTATGAACAAGATAGGCATCATGATCATGATCAAGATAGAGATAGGAGGCATAGACATAGGTCGCCTTCGCCTTCAAGGGAAGAAGATAGGGATAGATCAACCCGTTCTCGTTCAAAGAGGTAAACAATCATTTTGGTTTGGCGGTGTGATCATGAAACATCTAAGTTGATAGGATGCTGGTCAATCATGTTATGTTAGTTGCATATGCTGTTAAAGGATGTAGCATCTGTAATACAATTTATATTTCCCACCATTAATATTTTTTCTTGAAAGCTGCATTCTCATGCAATCCTCTTGCAATTGTATCTTTATCTACAGCAAGCGCGCAAGTGGTTTTGACATGGCACCACCTGCTGGGGCAGTGCTACCTTCTGCTGCTTCTTCAGGTTTGGATCTAACTAATGGATCACCACTCCTTTCAATCAAGGAATATGTAGCATTTCCTATCATTTAGTATCGCCTCATTTCCTGTTATATTTGTTCATGCATCTGAAAAAACTAGATTTATAATGGTTTACTTCAGAAACTGAGAGAAATTGTTGTGTTGTTTGGTTGTTGTCTGTTGTTGTTTGTATGTGTTTGCTTTTATGGTTTGGGTAAGAAGGCGATGTTGAGTTGGCGTGACTACGTAGATTGGTGTTCAAGAGAGAACCAATGCAATGAATAGCTGGATCTTCTTCTCCTTCGGCTGATACAGTTGCCATTTGGTAGACTTACAGATGTTTCCCTATCATCTGCAATGATGGAATTTGTTTCTTACTTAATTATTTCACGGTATAATAAAAAGGACAAAAAAATGTATTACATACCAGTTTAGTTGCGACATGATTTTGCGTCACATTACTTATCCTTCTGTTATTGCCTGTTCCCCTTTTGTTAGTATTAATAATGCAGGACAACTCTCAGGTTTTCCACAAACAATGCCGGGAGTGGTACAAAATGTAATGTCGTTCGGAACAGCATATGTATGTATTTTTCACCAGTATAAGCTTTGTTTGTTTTTACTGAAGTTCTTTTTTATTTTTGTTTTTGTTGTTTGTGTTATTTTTTCATCTAATTGAATGCTTATATACTTGTTCTTCGTTTTCATTTGTGATAATTTAATATTTTCAATAACTTCATTTGTTTTTGTACGGTACAGCCTACTCTTCCCATGATGCCAGCCCAAGCCATGACTCAACAGGTAAAGTTTGTATCATCTATATTCATCTACCATTTTCATGCCTTTAAATTTTCTTATGAATTTGTTTTCCTTGTTTCTTTCTATGTTATAGGCTACAAGGCATGCACGACGGGTATATGTTGGTGGGCTTCCCCCACTGGCCAATGAGCAGGTGATCTTTTAAATTTCCTCTATGCCTCTTATTTGTTCAAAGACATTTCTTGTTATGTTTTTAAGATATTGGAGTGCTCTCTTTTCTGTTGCAGACAATTGCCACGTTCTTTAGCCAAGTCATGGCTGCCATCGGAGGCAATTCGATTGGTTCAGGTCAGTCTAATCATTATCCAACTTAACCTTTCATTGGGTATGCAACGCCTATATATATTTCATGTGTCTGAGGTGTGTTTTCCAGTTTCTGAATTGGCAGGTGATGCGGTAGTAAACGTCTACATAAATCATGAGAAGAAGTTTGCATTTGTGGAGATGAGAACGGTTGAAGAAGCAAGTAATGCAATGGCCTTAGATGGGATTATATTTGAGGTAGCCAATTTCATTTGATCAATAATTTCGGTTTTTATTTAATATCTATGTTATTTGTCATAAAGGACAGTATAAATGACAATTTAGTGTAAAATATGAATGGTAGGGTGAAATAGAAAGCACAGGTAACTCTTTTTGAATAGTTGTCAGTTGTATCTGATTAACTCTTTTTTTTGGTTAATGATTAACAGAGCCATATATTTATTATACAGAACTGTTTTAAATACTTTAAAAATTAAAGCGAATGAGATTTGTGCTATTAACTGTATGGTTATCTCAGTGTCAAGTTACCAGGTCATGACAGGGATGTGATTTCTGGATCTTTTAAAATTGTATTAGTTATCTTAAATTTGCGGAGTTGGTCGTCCTGCAAAGTGGTGTTTGTGTGTGTACATAAGTGTCCTTTTCAAACTTTTTCTTCATCTGACATTCTCCTTTTGATGGCTCAGGGTGTTGCTGTGAGGGTACGAAGGCCAACAGACTACAATCCAACCTTGGCTGCCGCCCTTGGTCCTAACCAACCAAGTCCTCATCTCAACTTGGCTGCTGTGGGGCTTACACAAGGGTAAAGTTTACTTTTAGCCTTTCAATTTTGAGGATTACTGTGATTTGGTATTCTGTATAAATTATCCACTTCCAAACTATGAGTTGAGTTAAAAAGATCTTCTCGTATGCTAAATTTGGATTTGTCTGGCAGTGCTGTTGGTGGAGCTGAGGGACCTGATCGTATCTTTGTGGGTGGACTACCATACTACTTCACTGAAGCACAGATAAGAGAACTGCTGCAATCCTTTGGGTATGATCTAAAAGTTATATAGCAATCTGCCGTTCTTGTCCATGACTTGTCTTCTGGAATCTTCTTTTACCCATCAATTATGTCAGGCCTTAAATGCATATTCTGACATTAGAGTTGATTTTTGCAGACCACTTCGTGGATTTGACCTCGTTAAGGATAAAGATACGGGAAATTCTAAAGGATATGGATTCTGTGTTTATCAGGTAATCGTCGAGGATTAGCCACCCTTGCTCTAA from Fragaria vesca subsp. vesca linkage group LG3, FraVesHawaii_1.0, whole genome shotgun sequence harbors:
- the LOC101304842 gene encoding CBS domain-containing protein CBSX5-like, producing MSQPRSLFSHEVADLCLGKPPLKSVSIAATVGEALSALKRLGETFLSVWSCNHAERNNDVIVEEECRCVGKVCMLDVIAYLGKEENRSSPAKALEAPLKVLILREPATALVRHLESHASLVEAMDLILEGAQNLVIPLESRRNTGLRNKLLHSNSFNPTVHNNREYCWLTQEDIVRYLLNSIGYFSHVSNTAINTLHIIDSINMLAVHYDDPASAALPLISQSLVQQTSVAILDGEGIVIGEISPYTLNTFHESVAAAIVTLSAGELMAYIDCGGPWDDQVQLVKDRLLEKKYEGLLELMEEDFTFSSSSSICSTSSDEEFGQGRSWRLGGYSARLVRRSEAIVCYPCSSLVAVMVQALSHRVSYVWVVDEDRTLSGIVTFASMFKIFRDRLRFMA
- the LOC101309425 gene encoding splicing factor U2af large subunit B-like yields the protein MSDYDNSKHKSHGSERESSWRERERGHDRERDDDRYSRDTRDYKDRSGRFDRGRNKYSGYSGRRNQDYDRSRDYEQDRHHDHDQDRDRRHRHRSPSPSREEDRDRSTRSRSKSKRASGFDMAPPAGAVLPSAASSGFPQTMPGVVQNVMSFGTAYPTLPMMPAQAMTQQATRHARRVYVGGLPPLANEQTIATFFSQVMAAIGGNSIGSGDAVVNVYINHEKKFAFVEMRTVEEASNAMALDGIIFEGVAVRVRRPTDYNPTLAAALGPNQPSPHLNLAAVGLTQGAVGGAEGPDRIFVGGLPYYFTEAQIRELLQSFGPLRGFDLVKDKDTGNSKGYGFCVYQDPAVTDIACGALNGLKMGDKTLTVRRATANSVQSKSEQENILVQAQQHIAMQKMAMQVVDMNSFGNGMASVTTEMPTKVLCLTEAITAEQLGDDEEYVEILEDMKDECSKFGTLLNVVIPRSNQDGEESSGVGKVFLEYSDTGSCANAKNVLGGRKFGGNIVHAYYYPEDKYSSKDYSA